A single region of the Sorghum bicolor cultivar BTx623 chromosome 7, Sorghum_bicolor_NCBIv3, whole genome shotgun sequence genome encodes:
- the LOC8068550 gene encoding uncharacterized acetyltransferase At3g50280 yields the protein MEGAMGCGVVHVVSQRMVRPSTSPPTVKGNGCHGPKAEEEDSEVIHLTPWDIRLISVDYIQKGILLPKPPSSVGGDDNDLVNALQSSFARALRLFYPFAGRLASEERGDDGTVSVFLRCTGEGAEFVHAVAPEVAVADIVSSLYTPPVVWEFFPLSLVLGADAAIEGLPVLAVKVTVLADGVFIGMTLNHSVGDGTAFWHFFNTWSEINRAAAGVGSSADLQDDLSTPPPVFERWFLETCPVPIPMPFRKLEHIVRRFERTAVKECFFTFPAASVKKLKARANDEMAAGGATAATISSLQAVLAHFWRAVCRARRLTPEQSTFYSVVVGCRGRVNGIPLGYLGNALVFGKAEATAGEIEEKGLGWTAWLLNRAVASFDEATMRESLERWVRRPDFTYMDNLSSAGTALVTGSSPRFDVFGNDFGWGKPLAVRSGSGNKADGKATVFEGPERGGSISLEVCIAPDALERLVADQEFMDAVTTPPAA from the coding sequence ATGGAGGGCGCGATGGGCTGCGGTGTTGTCCATGTCGTCTCCCAGCGCATGGTGCGCCCGTCCACGTCGCCGCCGACGGTGAAGGGGAACGGTTGCCATGGTcccaaggcggaggaggaggattcCGAGGTGATCCACTTGACGCCGTGGGACATACGCCTGATCAGCGTCGACTACATCCAGAAGGGCATCCTGCTGCCCAAGCCTCCATCATCCGTGGGCGGCGACGACAACGACCTCGTCAACGCCCTCCAGTCCTCGTTCGCCCGCGCCCTGCGGCTTTTCTACCCGTTCGCCGGCAGGCTCGCCTCCGAGGAGCGCGGCGACGACGGGACCGTGTCCGTGTTCTTGCGGTGCACCGGCGAGGGCGCCGAGTTCGTGCACGCGGTGGCGCCAGAggtcgccgtcgccgatatcgtGTCCTCGCTGTACACGCCGCCAGTGGTCTGGGAGTTCTTCCCATTAAGCCTGGTTCTTGGCGCGGACGCCGCCATCGAGGGGCTTCCCGTGCTGGCCGTCAAGGTCACCGTGCTCGCCGATGGCGTCTTCATCGGCATGACATTGAACCACTCTGTCGGCGACGGCACCGCATTCTGGCACTTCTTCAACACCTGGTCGGAGATcaaccgcgccgccgccggcgttgGCAGCAGTGCCGACCTACAGGACGATCTGtccacgccgccgccggtgtTCGAGAGATGGTTCCTCGAGACATGTCCGGTGCCGATCCCCATGCCATTCCGCAAGCTGGAGCACATCGTGCGGCGGTTCGAGCGCACGGCGGTGAAGGagtgcttcttcaccttcccgGCGGCGAGCGTCAAGAAGCTCAAGGCGCGCGCGAACGACGAGATGGCGGCCGGCGGCGCCACGGCCGCCACCATCTCGTCGCTGCAGGCGGTCCTGGCGCACTTCTGGCGCGCCGTGTGCCGGGCCCGGCGCCTCACCCCAGAGCAAAGCACGTTCTACTCGGTGGTCGTCGGGTGCCGCGGCCGCGTGAACGGCATACCGCTCGGCTACCTCGGCAACGCCTTGGTGTTCGGCAAGGCGGAggccaccgccggcgagatcgagGAGAAGGGGCTGGGCTGGACGGCGTGGCTGCTGAACCGCGCCGTGGCGTCGTTCGACGAGGCGACCATGAGGGAGTCGCTGGAGCGGTGGGTCCGGCGGCCGGACTTCACGTATATGGACAACCTGTCCTCTGCCGGCACGGCGCTGGTCACCGGGAGCTCGCCGAGGTTCGACGTGTTCGGGAACGACTTCGGGTGGGGGAAGCCGCTGGCCGTCCGGAGCGGCTCCGGGAACAAGGCGGACGGCAAGGCCACGGTGTTCGAGGGGCCGGAGCGGGGAGGGAGTATATCGCTAGAGGTGTGCATCGCGCCGGACGCGCTTGAGAGGCTCGTCGCCGACCAGGAGTTCATGGACGCGGTGACCACACCACCGGCGGCGTGA